The following are encoded together in the Culex pipiens pallens isolate TS chromosome 1, TS_CPP_V2, whole genome shotgun sequence genome:
- the LOC120423864 gene encoding PHD finger protein 14, with translation MKRKASAGVDLTTQTLLDFDLGESSSDSDFRIEDHDDDSDDCSAGSKEDDDDGGGGGGGGGSDDDDDDDDDGNSGSSDGSDEGDEDEGSEDSGTTGSGSKGKEKEGEKVVEVVKKVVSLEEALKKSVKGMDKATLKLLSASICCACLGDRSDDQNEIVECDGCGVTVHEGCYGVSESTSVSSTVSSCSTEPWFCEACKAGVSDPDCELCPNKGGIFKETDVGKWVHLVCALYVPGVAFGEVDQLSSVTLFEMPYNKWGAKTCSLCDDAKYARTGVCIGCDAGMCKTYFHVTCAQYAGLLSEAHSEEADQADPFYAHCKIHSDKTLIKHRKRNYNAIRLKGIQRKMEQEAKRLEKPSPEQVRIERKLAKHRKKYVHHKETKNPPWVPTQKMPRLITTSATACKKLLLKAELMGIDTAAMEFQEAQMTALADVRKKWHIPPAFSVEFIGYYLDRTVRLKEIKKNLQQQVTSNQQLLDEQQRLRDKYDSTMKINQEALNQNDDLKDAIRKLYDDIHALCPNKALIPIEQIGKPPSVPPMVANPSVVINTPSSTPPARTITVPTAAALKMGVGFPLQNLIAPGKRDDTGRILSTQCKQNSEELLNECGICKRCSDQHLLAKCDTCHLYYHLGCLNPPLTRHPKKSKLYGWQCSECDKSDDSGPEHVILPKAPRKSRTRYSKDGIIVPYDMPSPEFEKSPESTPVVSVAPTSQPKRPRKSGTGDSPSKVAVANGIETKDLLLEIPKIDQELAEKLSAGETSVEMLTPKASAPPVKRGRKKKVTEPTSPDKEVPKQEDVKPKVEVIEIPDSPVKKPEQPKEEPAPEVVEPPAKPKEVKPEKKKKLKTPAEPAPTEPEPPASASSQETLTSAESAITLTATSSESLEQAPPAAKATIEPAPDGVEVPPAVDAATAGTSGTGGFSSSSSSHKHSKRKKEKHRNRSPHEDGSPAKEHKRKRKRKNHDMENPNDVPGFVASGGEDNRPRIKIKIKSVLDGSNTHTIFYVPNDSIVGEEPPRPSASSEALTTSTPLASPVVTPATPPPPEKLKPTPRPQSSLAASVSAPVISQNPPPTKPASSGGRGGARGGRRLSIGRPSRASLANLSAGSTGSSNNTSSMGGAAGGAESMRCDVCQGPGSASNVVQCDECHKNYHFGCLDPPVKKSPKRRGYSWHCADCDPTDTETN, from the exons ATGAAGCGGAAGGCGTCTGCGGGCGTCGACCTGACCACCCAGACGCTGCTGGACTTTGACCTCGGTGAGAGCTCGTCCGATTCGGACTTTCGCATCGAGGACCACGACGACGACAGCGACGACTGCTCGGCCGGTTCGAaggaggacgacgacgatgggGGTGGGggaggtggtggtggcggctcggatgacgacgatgatgatgatgatgatgggaaCAGCGGGTCGAGTGATGGGTCGGACGAGGGAGATGAGGATGAGGGGAGTGAGGACAGTGGAACGACGGGGAGTGGTTCCAAGGGGAAGGAGAAGGAGGGGGAGAAGGTGGTGGAGGTGGTGAAGAAGGTGGTGAGTTTGGAGGAGGCGTTGAAGAAGAGCGTGAAGGGGATGGACAAGGCGACGTTGAAGTTGCTGTCGGCGTCGATTTGCTGTGCGTGTTTGGGCGATCGGAGTGACGATCAGAACGAGATTGTGGAGTGCGATGGGTGCGGGGTGACGGTGCACGAGGGTTGCTACGGGGTTAGTGAGAGTACGAGCGTGAGCAGTACGGTGTCGTCGTGTTCGACGGAGCCGTGGTTCTGTGAGGCGTGTAAGGCCGGGGTGAGCGATCCGGACTGCGAGCTGTGTCCGAACAAGGGTGGGATTTTCAAGGAGACGGACGTGGGGAAGTGGGTGCACCTGGTTTGTGCGCTGTACGTGCCGGGGGTGGCGTTCGGGGAGGTTGACCAGCTGTCGTCGGTGACGCTGTTCGAGATGCCGTACAACAAGTGGGGCGCCAAAACGTGCAGCTTGTGTGATGATGCGAAGTACGCGAGGACGGGCGTTTGTATCGGGTGTGACGCCGGGATGTGTAAGACGTACTTTCACGTGACTTGTGCGCAGTACGCTGGGTTGCTGTCGGAGGCGCACTCGGAGGAGGCGGACCAGGCGGATCCGTTTTACGCGCACTGTAAGATCCACTCGGATAAGACGTTGATCAAACACCGGAAGAGGAACTACAACGCGATCCGGTTGAAGGGCATTCAGCGGAAGATGGAGCAGGAAGCGAAACGGTTGGAGAAGCCTTCGCCGGAGCAGGTGAGGATTGAGCGGAAGTTGGCCAAGCACCGGAAGAAGTACGTGCACCACAAGGAGACGAAGAATCCTCCGTGGGTTCCGACGCAGAAGATGCCACGGTTGATCACGACTTCGGCGACGGCCTGCAAGAAGCTGTTGCTGAAGGCGGAACTCATGGGCATTGACACTGCTGCGATGGAGTTCCAGGAGGCGCAGATGACCGCGTTGGCGGATGTCCGCAAGAAGTGGCACATTCCACCGGCGTTCAGCGTCGAGTTCATCGGGTATTACCTGGATCGTACGGTGCGTCTTAAGGAGATCAAGAAGAATCTGCAGCAGCAGGTCACCTCGAATCAGCAGCTGTTGGACGAGCAGCAACGACTCCGGGACAAGTACGACTCTACGATGAAGATCAACCAGGAAGCGCTGAACCAGAACGATGATCTGAAGGACGCCATCCGGAAGCTGTACGACGACATTCACGCTCTCTGCCCGAACAAGGCTCTGATCCCGATCGAGCAGATCGGGAAACCACCGTCGGTCCCTCCAATGGTCGCAAACCCCAGCGTAGTGATCAACACGCCCAGCTCAACGCCCCCTGCTCGTACCATAACGGTCCCAACGGCCGCCGCCCTCAAAATGGGCGTCGGATTCCCACTGCAGAACCTCATCGCCCCGGGCAAACGGGACGACACCGGCCGAATTCTCAGCACCCAGTGCAAGCAAAACAGCGAAGAACTGCTGAACGAGTGCGGAATCTGCAAGCGCTGCTCCGACCAGCACCTCCTCGCCAAGTGCGACACCTGTCATCTGTACTACCACCTCGGCTGTCTCAACCCACCACTCACGCGGCACCCCAAAAAGTCCAAACTGTACGGCTGGCAGTGCTCCGAGTGCGACAAGTCGGACGACTCTGGCCCCGAGCACGTAATCCTGCCGAAAGCCCCGCGCAAGTCCCGAACCCGGTACAGCAAGGACGGCATCATCGTCCCGTACGACATGCCCTCGCCAGAGTTTGAAAAGTCCCCGGAAAGCACACCCGTCGTGTCCGTTGCGCCAACCTCCCAGCCCAAACGACCCCGCAAGAGTGGCACCGGAGATAGTCCCAGCAAGGTGGCGGTCGCAAACGGTATCGAGACGAAGGACCTGCTGCTGGAGATCCCGAAAATCGACCAGGAACTGGCGGAGAAGCTGAGCGCTGGGGAAACCTCGGTGGAGATGTTGACGCCGAAGGCGTCTGCACCGCCGGTCAAGCGAGGTCGCAAGAAGAAGGTCACCGAACCGACTTCCCCCGATAAGGAGGTTCCAAAGCAGGAAGACGTCAAACCCAAGGTTGAAGTCATCGAAATCCCGGACTCTCCGGTGAAGAAGCCCGAGCAGCCAAAGGAAGAACCCGCTCCGGAGGTCGTGGAACCCCCCGCCAAACCCAAAGAGGTCAAAccggaaaagaagaagaaactgAAGACTCCTGCGGAGCCGGCTCCAACGGAGCCTGAACCACCCGCTTCCGCGAGTTCCCAGGAAACGCTCACTTCGGCGGAATCGGCCATCACGTTGACAGCGACCTCCAGCGAATCGCTGGAGCAAGCACCTCCAGCCGCCAAAGCGACCATCGAACCGGCTCCGGACGGCGTGGAAGTTCCACCTGCGGTGGACGCCGCCACGGCCGGCACGTCCGGAACCGGCGGCTTTTCCTCGTCGTCCTCGTCGCACAAGCACAGCAAGCGGAAAAAGGAAAAGCACCGCAATCGGTCCCCGCACGAGGACGGATCGCCCGCGAAGGAGCACAAGCGCAAACGGAAGCGGAAGAACCACGACATGGAGAATCCGAACGACGTTCCTGGTTTTGTCGCATCCGGTGGGGAGGACAACCGACCGCGGATTAAGATCAAG ATCAAATCGGTGCTGGACGGTTCCAACACGCACACCATCTTCTACGTTCCGAACGACAGCATAGTCGGAGAGGAACCGCCGCGGCCTTCGGCCAGCAGCGAAGCGTTGACG ACGAGTACCCCGCTGGCATCCCCCGTCGTAACTCCGGCCACTCCGCCGCCACCGGAAAAACTCAAACCAACGCCACGACCACAATCGTCCCTCGCGGCATCCGTATCGGCTCCAGTAATCTCGCAGAATCCACCACCCACGAAACCCGCAAGCTCCGGTGGACGGGGAGGCGCTCGCGGAGGCCGGCGGCTTAGCATCGGACGGCCCAGCAGGGCCAGCTTGGCGAACCTGTCCGCGGGAAGCACCGGCAGCAGTAACAACACATCGTCGATGGGTGGCGCCGCTGGCGGCGCGGAATCGATGCGCTGTGACGTGTGTCAGGGGCCGGGCAGTGCGAGCAACGTTGTGCA GTGCGACGAATGTCACAAGAACTACCACTTTGGCTGTTTGGACCCGCCGGTGAAGAAGTCTCCGAAGCGACGCGGCTACTCCTGGCACTGTGCCGACTGTGATCCGACG GACACGGAAACCAACTGA
- the LOC120423866 gene encoding 60S ribosomal export protein NMD3: MEYISQEVAPGPSAISMKNKILCCECGTPIEPNPSNMCVACLRTHVDITANIPKQAIVFFCRNCERYLNPPSEWVQCSLESKELLSVCLKRLKGLKEVKLVDAGFIWTEPHSKRIKVKLTVHGEVMDGCVLQQVFVVEFTVNNQMCDDCHRTEAKDFWRCLVQVRQKSINKKTLFYLEQMILKHKAHENTLGIKPSPSGGLDFYYATDAHARKMVDFVQAVLPVKVTNSKKLISHDIHSNSYNYKYSYALDVVPISKGSLVCLGKKLQTSLGHISPICLVTKVANAIHLIDPRTAQMAEVQNMAFWKSPFEAICNPKHMVEFVVMDVEIVRDNEKKNFPGQGPVSFRHVLADVWVVKASELGINENTIHTRSHLGHLLKVGDSVLGYDLAEANINNGNFEKLKQDAIPELLLVKKYYDKSQRKQSRNWKLKHLTEDVALDTDIEADYNEFLEDLEEDPEMRQNVNIFKDAARQQSMPVDVNDMADPSVPRITLEEMLDDLVLDDVEMGDA; this comes from the exons ATGGAATACATCAGCCAGGAGGTGGCCCCCGGCCCGAGTGCAATCTCGATGAAGAACAAAAT tttgtgCTGCGAGTGCGGAACTCCGATCGAGCCGAATCCGTCGAATATGTGCGTGGCGTGTCTGCGGACGCACGTCGACATTACGGCCAACATTCCGAAGCAGGCGATCGTGTTCTTCTGCCGGAACTGCGAGCGTTACCTGAATCCGCCGAGCGAGTGGGTCCAGTGCAGTCTGGAGTCGAAGGAACTGCTGTCGGTTTGTTTGAAGCGGTTGAAGGGGCTGAAGGAGGTGAAGCTGGTGGATGCGGGGTTTATCTGGACGGAACCGCACTCGAAGCGTATCAAGGTTAAGCTGACCGTGCATGGGGAGGTCATGGACGGGTGCGTGCTGCAGCAGGTCTTCGTGGTGGAGTTCACCGTGAACAATCAGATGTGCGACGATTGTCACCGGACGGAGGCGAAGGACTTTTGGCGCTGCCTGGTCCAGGTGCGCCAGAAGTCGATCAACAAGAAGACGCTGTTTTATTTGGAGCAGATGATTTTGAAGCATAAGGCGCACGAGAATACGCTTGGGATTAAGCCGTCTCCGTCCGGGGGATTGGATTTCTACTACGCGACCGACGCGCACGCCCGGAAGATGGTTGATTTTGTGCAGGCCGTCCTGCCGGTCAAGGTGACCAACTCCAAGAAGCTGATTTCGCACGACATTCACAGCAACTCGTACAATTACAAGTATTCGTACGCGCTGGACGTGGTCCCGATTTCCAAGGGAAGTCTCGTCTGTCTGGGGAAGAAGCTGCAGACGAGCTTGGGGCACATCTCGCCGATCTGTCTGGTCACCAAAGTGGCCAACGCGATTCACCTGATCGATCCGAGGACGGCGCAGATGGCCGAGGTGCAGAACATGGCCTTCTGGAAGAGTCCCTTCGAGGCGATTTGCAACCCCAAGCACATGGTGGAGTTTGTCGTGATGGACGTGGAGATTGTGCGCGACAACGAGAAGAAAAACTTCCCCGGCCAGGGCCCGGTCTCGTTCAGGCACGTCCTCGCCGACGTTTGGGTCGTCAAAGCGTCCGAGTTGGGTATCAACGAGAACACAATCCACACCCGGTCCCACCTGGGCCATCTCCTCAAGGTGGGCGACTCCGTGCTCGGGTACGACCTGGCCGAGGCCAACATCAACAACGGCAACTTTGAAAAGCTCAAACAGGACGCGATTCCGGAGCTGCTGCTGGTCAAGAAGTACTACGACAAATCCCAGCGCAAACAGTCCCGCAACTGGAAGCTCAAGCACCTCACCGAGGACGTCGCGCTGGACACGGACATCGAGGCCGACTACAACGAGTTCCTCGAGGACCTGGAGGAGGATCCGGAGATGCGCCAGAACGTCAACATCTTCAAGGACGCCGCCAGGCAGCAGTCGATGCCGGTGGACGTCAACGATATGGCGGACCCGTCGGTGCCGCGCATCACCCTGGAGGAGATGCTCGACGATCTGGTGCTGGACGATGTCGAGATGGGGGACgcataa
- the LOC128092843 gene encoding uncharacterized protein LOC128092843 translates to MASARAVAHKQDDLGLGIPDSTARLCAAQPVIVVEQLAEHIGAQKPTTGNVRKTTNLDATKRNAMDNKYEWAKKQINQVEHWSIGNRPQQVDLETGNWRCVAEKKTVNAAVIEIFGKSDAPNGPTDVTGWGVTTAETGALPDGGGPTV, encoded by the coding sequence ATGGCTTCGGCGAGAGCTGTGGCACACAAACAAGATGATCTGGGACTAGGTATCCCGGACAGCACTGCGAGACTGTGTGCGGCGCAACCAGTGATCGTCGTTGAGCAACTGGCAGAGCATATCGGTGCGCAGAAGCCGACGACTGGAAACGTCAGGAAGACGACGAACCTGGATGCAACCAAGCGCAACGCGATGGACAACAAGTACGAGTGGGCAAAAAAGCAGATAAACCAGGTGGAGCACTGGTCGATTGGCAATCGGCCGCAGCAGGTAGACTTGGAGACCGGAAACTGGAGGTGCGTAGCTGAAAAGAAAACGGTGAACGCAGCGGTGATAGAGATTTTTGGTAAATCCGACGCGCCGAACGGCCCGACGGATGTTACGGGCTGGGGTGTTACGACCGCTGAGACGGGCGCACTGCCAGACGGTGGAGGACCGACGGTGTAA